A stretch of Henckelia pumila isolate YLH828 chromosome 4, ASM3356847v2, whole genome shotgun sequence DNA encodes these proteins:
- the LOC140861440 gene encoding uncharacterized protein gives MKRIFLEKYFPASRAANIRKEIYGCKQQMGESLHEYWERFKKLCASCPQHQISENLLIQYCYEGFLSHDRSMLDAASGGVFVDKTLVQARNLIENMAANSQQFGTTRSDPAPRKRNGQIARVCGICTQLGHETDMCPTLQEGSAEQVNAAGGFPGPPQQRPPYPPPQRPQIPTPSESLENIVQNIATNTLAFQQDTRTSIQNLNTQMGQLAAANSKLEAQNSSRLPSQTVVNPKENVSAITLRSGKELQIQDGLVKESAEIKGDKEAKVEENEPIPKEAPRGKFPPFSEYKPVAPFPLALKDSRKNEGIKELYETFHRCELDTAMLDLGASINVMTYSVYASLNLGSLNETDIVIQMADRSTIFPRGLLEDVLVQVGELVFPVDFYILDMKNNELNNPILLGKPFLKTSKSVIDVDNGTLTMEFDGKIAKFNIFDALKNLVCESVVNILATPAEISIAKIFVSDMQAPKTATKYPPDNAKRMPMRKEKWGQGASTSKKLTQQMLGTKFSGKCFKWVKVDKGTKFKPP, from the exons ATGAAGAGGATATTTTTAGAGAAGTACTTTCCAGCTTCTAGAGCAGCAAACATCCGGAAAGAAATTTATGGGTGCAAACAGCAGATGGGAGAGTCACTGCACGAGTATTGGGAGCGCTTCAAGAAACTTTGCGCCAGCTGtccgcagcaccagataagtgaaaatttaCTAATTCAATACTGTTATGAAGGGTTTTtgtctcatgacaggagtatgctggaTGCGGCCAGTGGTGGGGTTTTCGTGGATAAAACTCTAGTGCAAGCAAGAAATCTaatagagaatatggctgccaattctcagcaatttggcaccaccAGAAGTGATCCTGCGCCCAGAAAAA ggaatggacagattGCAAGGGTATGTGGAATTTGTACTCAATTGGGACATGaaactgacatgtgtcccactctTCAAGAGGGGTCTGCGGAACAAGTTAATGCGGCAGGAGGATTTCCAGGGCCACCTCAGCAGAG GCCGCCGTACCCTCCACCACAGCGCCCTCAGATTCCTACGCCAAGTGAGTCTCTTGAAAACATAGTTCAGAATATTGCCACTAATACTTTGGCTTTTCAACAGGACACCCGGACGAGcatccaaaacttaaatacCCAAATGGGCCAGCTCGCTGCAGCAAATAGCAAGTTGGAAGCACAAAATTCCAGCCGTTTACCTTCACAAACAGTGGTGAATCCGAAGGAGAACGTGAGTGCTATTactttgaggagtggaaaggagCTGCAGATTCAAGATGGATTGGTCAAAGAATCGGCAGAGATTAAAGGGGACAAAGAAGCTaaggtggaggagaatgagCCCATTCCTAAAGAAGCACCGAGAGGTAAGTTCCCTCCTTTTTCTGAGTATAAACctgtagccccttttcccttagctttAAAGGACTCTAGGAAAAATGAGGGGATAAAGGAGCTCTATGAAACTTTTCATAGATGCGAG CTTGATACAGCCATGCTAGATTTAGGAGCGTCGATTAATGTCATGacatactctgtttatgcttccttaaatcTTGGGTCTTTGAATGAAACTGATATTGTTATCCAAATGGCTGATCGATCTACTATTTTCCCGAGGGGTTTATTAGAAGATGTCCTAGTGCAAGTTGGTGAATTGGTCTTCCCGGTTGATTTTTATATTCTTGACATGAAAAACAATGAATTGAATAATCCTATTTTATTAGGAAaaccattcttgaaaacttctAAGTCTGTAATAGATGTTGATAACggtactctcactatggaattcgatgggAAAATtgccaaatttaatatttttgatgccTTGAAAAATCTTGtttgtgaaagtgttgttaatatacttgcaacgcctgctgaaatttCCATTGCTAAAATTTTTGTCTCTGATATGCAGGCACCAAAAACTGCGACAAAATATCCTCCTGATAACGCGAAAAGGATGCCCATGAGAAAAGAAAAATGGGGTCAAGGAGCTAGCACCTCCAAGAAATTGACGCAGCAAATGCTTGGGACCAAATTTTCAGGAAAATGTTTTAAatgggtgaaggtggacaaaGGAACAAAATTTAAACCACCTTGA